One Arthrobacter sp. StoSoilB19 DNA window includes the following coding sequences:
- a CDS encoding GTP-binding protein, with the protein MTTEAVLPADLETALPTTLFRFATAGSVDDGKSTLVGRLLHDSKAILADQLDAVARTSADRGFGGDKGGIDLALLTDGLRAEREQGITIDVAYRYFATDQRSFILADCPGHVQYTKNTVTGASTADAVVVLIDARKGVLEQTRRHLSVLQLLRVAHVIVAVNKIDLVDFSESVFRGIEADVQQVGRELGLGADGISDLLVIPVSALDGDNVVERSERTPWYTGPALLEVLETLPAADELESHLESFRFPVQLVIRPQGALAPDAVAAGLDVEAFRDYRAYAGQITEGSVKVGDQVSVLTPGQAPRTTTVVGIDFAGASLQEAAAPQSVAIRLADEFDVARGDTIAAAGTVREASADLYAALCWLSPKPLREGQKVLVKHGTRTVQAMVRSVSGKLDLATFKLEGASSLELNDIGHAQLRLAAPLPLENYLHHRRTGAFLVIDPLDGNTLAAGLVKDHPGDHEDERYSI; encoded by the coding sequence ATGACCACCGAAGCAGTTCTCCCGGCAGACCTGGAAACGGCCCTGCCCACCACGCTCTTCCGCTTCGCCACGGCAGGATCGGTCGACGACGGCAAGTCCACTCTGGTGGGCCGCCTCCTTCACGATTCCAAGGCCATCCTGGCTGACCAGCTCGACGCCGTCGCCCGCACCTCGGCCGACCGCGGTTTCGGCGGCGACAAGGGCGGGATCGACCTGGCCCTGCTGACCGATGGCCTGCGCGCCGAGCGCGAACAGGGCATCACCATCGACGTGGCCTACCGCTACTTCGCCACCGACCAGCGCAGCTTCATCCTGGCCGACTGCCCCGGGCACGTGCAGTACACCAAGAACACGGTGACCGGCGCGTCCACTGCGGATGCCGTCGTCGTGCTCATCGACGCCCGCAAGGGTGTGCTGGAGCAGACCCGCCGGCACCTGTCCGTGCTGCAGCTGCTGCGCGTGGCGCACGTGATCGTGGCCGTGAACAAGATCGACCTGGTGGACTTCAGCGAGTCCGTGTTCCGCGGGATCGAAGCCGACGTGCAGCAGGTGGGCCGCGAACTGGGCCTGGGCGCCGACGGCATCAGCGACCTCCTGGTCATCCCGGTCTCCGCTCTCGACGGCGACAACGTGGTGGAGCGCTCCGAGCGCACCCCCTGGTACACCGGCCCCGCACTGCTGGAGGTCCTGGAGACCCTGCCCGCCGCCGATGAACTGGAAAGCCACCTGGAAAGCTTCCGCTTCCCGGTGCAGCTGGTCATCCGGCCGCAGGGCGCCCTGGCCCCCGACGCCGTCGCCGCCGGCCTGGATGTGGAGGCCTTCCGCGACTACCGCGCCTACGCCGGCCAGATCACCGAAGGCTCCGTGAAGGTGGGGGACCAGGTGTCCGTGCTGACACCGGGCCAGGCACCGCGGACCACCACCGTGGTGGGCATCGACTTTGCCGGGGCTTCCCTGCAGGAAGCCGCCGCCCCGCAGTCGGTGGCCATCCGGCTGGCGGACGAGTTCGACGTCGCACGCGGTGACACCATCGCGGCCGCCGGCACCGTCCGCGAGGCTTCCGCCGACCTGTACGCCGCCCTGTGCTGGCTGTCCCCGAAGCCGCTCCGCGAAGGCCAGAAGGTGCTGGTCAAGCACGGCACCCGGACGGTGCAGGCGATGGTCCGCAGCGTCTCCGGCAAGCTGGACCTGGCCACCTTCAAGCTTGAAGGCGCCTCCAGCCTGGAACTGAACGACATCGGGCACGCGCAGCTCCGGCTCGCCGCCCCGCTGCCGCTGGAGAACTACCTGCACCACCGCCGCACCGGCGCATTCCTGGTGATCGACCCGCTGGACGGCAACACGCTGGCCGCCGGCCTGGTCAAGGACCACCCGGGCGACCACGAGGACGAGCGCTACAGCATCTAG
- a CDS encoding ABC transporter ATP-binding protein — translation MPVVLEHLGKRFGDGAPVLDDVNANIKQGEFVALLGASGCGKSTLLNIIAGLEAPTSGALEVPSDGAAFMFQDAALFPWLTARENIELALKLRGVGKAERKAKAQELLELVHLGTAGDKRPHELSGGMRQRVSLARSLAQDRQLLLMDEPFAALDAITRDLLHDELERIWKETGRTIVFVTHNVREAVRLGQRVLLLSSRPGRVVQEWAVTEEHRTDAGLAGQLTGVITARLREEIRRHAK, via the coding sequence ATGCCAGTCGTACTGGAACACCTGGGCAAGCGCTTCGGCGACGGCGCCCCGGTACTGGACGACGTCAACGCCAACATCAAGCAGGGCGAGTTCGTTGCCCTCCTCGGTGCCTCCGGCTGCGGCAAATCCACCCTCCTGAACATCATCGCGGGACTCGAAGCGCCGACGTCGGGCGCCCTGGAAGTACCTAGCGACGGCGCCGCCTTCATGTTCCAGGACGCCGCCCTCTTCCCGTGGCTCACCGCCCGGGAAAACATCGAGCTGGCCCTCAAGCTCCGCGGGGTGGGCAAGGCCGAGCGCAAGGCCAAGGCCCAGGAGCTCCTGGAACTGGTGCACCTGGGGACGGCGGGGGACAAGCGCCCGCACGAGCTCTCCGGCGGCATGCGGCAGCGCGTCTCGCTGGCACGTTCGCTGGCCCAGGACCGGCAGCTGCTGCTCATGGACGAGCCGTTCGCCGCGCTGGACGCAATCACCCGCGACCTGCTGCACGACGAGCTGGAACGCATCTGGAAGGAAACCGGGCGCACCATCGTCTTCGTCACCCACAACGTCCGCGAGGCCGTCCGGCTGGGCCAGCGCGTCCTGCTGCTGTCCTCGCGCCCCGGCCGCGTGGTCCAGGAATGGGCCGTCACCGAGGAACACCGAACCGACGCCGGGCTCGCCGGCCAGCTGACCGGGGTCATCACCGCCCGGCTGCGGGAGGAGATTCGCCGCCATGCCAAGTAA
- a CDS encoding ABC transporter permease — translation MPSKSLSGSAPVVEPDETKTREPVHAALTRTSTGNEDLRELESGLDSLQSDADRKHRIDWSRILLPVAALLVLVLVWQFYVSLGVKRRDLVPGPLDVLGQLGVLWGDGKFQESVWTSLQRGVVGFLISVAIATPVGLLLAQVAPLRRAFGPLISGLQVLPSVAWVPAAIIWFGLTDATVYFVVFMGAIPSIINGLISGVDQIPPQYRRVGTVLGASRLQMALQIVLPAALPGYLGGLKQGWAFSWRSLMAAEIIAVGGTIGFGLGSLLDQGRTLSDMGVVMAAILLILAVGILIELLVFGPIEKRLLRRRGLLAGSTR, via the coding sequence ATGCCAAGTAAGTCCCTGTCCGGCTCCGCGCCGGTGGTTGAGCCCGACGAAACCAAAACCCGCGAGCCAGTCCATGCCGCCCTGACCCGGACGTCCACCGGCAACGAGGACCTCCGGGAGCTGGAATCCGGCCTTGACTCGCTGCAGTCCGACGCCGACCGCAAACACCGGATCGACTGGAGCCGCATCCTCCTGCCCGTAGCCGCGCTGCTGGTGCTGGTGCTGGTCTGGCAGTTCTACGTGTCCCTGGGCGTCAAACGGCGCGACCTGGTTCCCGGGCCGCTGGACGTCCTTGGCCAGCTGGGCGTTCTCTGGGGCGACGGCAAGTTCCAGGAATCAGTCTGGACGTCGCTGCAGCGCGGCGTGGTGGGCTTCCTGATTTCGGTGGCCATCGCCACGCCGGTCGGCCTGCTGCTGGCCCAGGTGGCACCGTTGCGGCGCGCGTTTGGACCGCTCATTTCGGGACTGCAGGTCCTGCCCTCCGTGGCGTGGGTCCCCGCGGCCATCATCTGGTTCGGCCTTACTGACGCCACCGTGTACTTCGTGGTGTTCATGGGGGCCATCCCGTCCATCATCAACGGGCTCATCTCCGGTGTGGACCAGATCCCGCCGCAGTACCGCCGGGTGGGCACGGTGCTTGGCGCGTCCCGGCTGCAGATGGCCCTGCAGATTGTCCTCCCGGCCGCGCTGCCGGGCTACCTGGGCGGCCTCAAACAGGGCTGGGCCTTCTCCTGGCGCTCCCTCATGGCCGCGGAGATCATCGCTGTGGGCGGCACCATCGGCTTCGGCCTGGGGTCGCTGCTGGACCAGGGCCGGACCCTGTCCGACATGGGCGTGGTCATGGCCGCCATCCTGCTGATCCTCGCGGTCGGCATCCTGATTGAGCTTCTGGTGTTCGGCCCCATCGAGAAGCGCCTCCTGCGCCGCCGCGGCCTCCTGGCCGGCAGCACCCGCTAA
- a CDS encoding ABC transporter substrate-binding protein, protein MTRIVAGESAVPTRRRAVEAALAIGLVLLIAVGAIVASNISRNSEAQAAEPTPAAELKLGYFGNVTHAAALVGIKKGFLAHALGSTRLSTETFNAGPAAIEALNAGAIDAAYIGPNPAINSFAKSQGQSVRVIAGAAAGGAQLVVRPGINSAADLKGKTLASPQLGGTQDVALRAWLSKQGYKTNVDGSGDVAINPTDNAQSLKLFQDGKLDGAWLPEPWASRLVLQAGAQVLVDEKDLWDGTGTGKPGEFPTTILIVNQKFAADHPDTVKALLKGNAESVAWLNSAPAGQKAELINSALQETAGAALPGDVLTRSLANITFTLDPLAGSYSKLLQDGVEAGTTKKADINGLFDLRALNQVTGGTDKISAAGLGQD, encoded by the coding sequence ATGACCCGCATCGTGGCAGGCGAAAGCGCGGTTCCCACGCGCAGGCGCGCCGTCGAGGCTGCCTTGGCCATCGGGCTGGTCCTGCTGATCGCCGTCGGCGCCATCGTGGCCTCGAACATTTCCCGCAACAGCGAGGCGCAGGCCGCCGAGCCCACCCCGGCCGCGGAACTGAAGCTGGGCTACTTCGGCAACGTCACCCACGCCGCGGCCCTGGTGGGCATCAAAAAGGGGTTCCTCGCGCACGCCCTGGGCAGCACCAGGCTCAGCACCGAAACCTTCAACGCCGGCCCGGCAGCCATCGAGGCCCTGAATGCCGGTGCCATCGACGCCGCCTACATCGGCCCCAATCCGGCCATCAACTCGTTCGCCAAGAGCCAGGGCCAGTCCGTGCGGGTGATTGCGGGCGCCGCGGCGGGCGGTGCACAGCTGGTGGTCAGGCCCGGGATCAACTCCGCCGCCGACCTCAAGGGCAAGACGCTCGCGTCCCCGCAGCTCGGCGGCACGCAGGACGTGGCCCTCCGGGCCTGGCTCAGCAAGCAGGGCTACAAGACCAACGTGGACGGCAGCGGCGATGTCGCCATCAACCCCACAGACAACGCCCAGTCCCTCAAGCTGTTCCAGGACGGAAAGCTCGACGGCGCGTGGCTGCCTGAGCCGTGGGCCTCACGATTGGTGCTCCAGGCCGGCGCCCAGGTGCTGGTGGACGAAAAGGACCTGTGGGACGGAACCGGCACCGGCAAGCCGGGCGAGTTCCCCACCACCATCCTGATCGTGAACCAGAAGTTCGCCGCGGACCACCCGGACACGGTCAAGGCGCTGCTGAAGGGGAACGCGGAATCGGTAGCGTGGCTCAATTCGGCGCCGGCCGGCCAGAAGGCGGAGCTCATCAACTCCGCCCTGCAGGAAACCGCCGGGGCAGCACTGCCGGGAGATGTCCTTACCAGGTCGCTGGCCAACATCACCTTCACCCTGGACCCCCTGGCCGGCAGCTACTCCAAGCTCCTCCAGGACGGCGTGGAGGCCGGCACCACCAAGAAGGCCGACATCAACGGCCTCTTCGACCTCCGTGCCCTCAACCAGGTCACCGGCGGTACCGACAAGATTTCTGCGGCCGGACTCGGCCAGGACTGA
- a CDS encoding RtcB family protein codes for METISPKLLNWASILDDKTREQAVMTAALPFIYPHLALMPDAHLGMGATVGSVIPTLRAIIPAAVGVDIGCGMIAVRTQYSVKDLPKDRKRLREDIERVIPLSAGHNNRQVLPTAQPRIAELKQRAAKAGFNPAQYVPKWELQLGSLGSGNHFIEVSADEDDGVWLFLHSGSRGIGNRIAQHHIGVARLISRKNQIYLPHPDLAYLDEGTPQFERYIAELRWAQHFALLNREEMMDRVRTQFSHWVGGPVRERERINCHHNFTEQETHYGKSVWVSRKGAIKAAPGDPGLIPGSMGTASYVVVGRGNPASLNSSPHGAGREYSRNAARKAFTLEELKRAMRGIEFRASEAFIDEIPAAYKPIDQVMQDAADLVTVRHKLRQLVNVKGN; via the coding sequence ATGGAGACCATCAGCCCGAAGCTCCTCAACTGGGCGTCCATCCTGGATGACAAGACCCGCGAGCAGGCAGTGATGACCGCGGCCCTGCCGTTCATCTACCCGCACCTGGCGCTGATGCCGGATGCGCACCTGGGCATGGGCGCCACCGTGGGCTCCGTCATCCCCACGCTGCGCGCCATCATTCCGGCCGCGGTTGGCGTGGACATCGGCTGCGGCATGATCGCGGTCCGCACCCAGTACTCCGTGAAGGACCTGCCCAAGGACCGCAAGCGCCTCCGGGAGGACATCGAGCGGGTCATCCCCTTATCGGCAGGGCATAACAACAGGCAGGTCCTTCCCACGGCGCAGCCGCGGATCGCGGAGCTGAAGCAGCGGGCCGCGAAGGCCGGTTTCAACCCTGCCCAGTACGTTCCCAAGTGGGAGCTGCAGCTGGGGTCCCTGGGCTCGGGGAACCACTTCATCGAGGTGTCCGCAGATGAGGACGACGGCGTGTGGCTCTTCCTGCATTCGGGCTCGCGGGGCATCGGTAACAGGATCGCCCAGCACCACATCGGCGTCGCCCGGCTTATCAGCCGCAAGAACCAGATCTACCTGCCGCACCCGGACCTCGCGTACCTGGACGAGGGAACCCCGCAGTTCGAGCGGTACATTGCCGAGCTGCGCTGGGCCCAGCACTTCGCCCTGCTGAACCGGGAGGAGATGATGGACCGCGTAAGAACCCAGTTCAGCCACTGGGTGGGCGGGCCGGTCCGCGAACGCGAGCGGATCAACTGCCACCACAACTTCACCGAGCAGGAAACGCACTACGGCAAGTCCGTGTGGGTGTCCCGCAAGGGCGCCATCAAAGCCGCCCCCGGAGATCCCGGACTTATCCCCGGGTCCATGGGGACGGCGTCGTATGTTGTGGTGGGCCGTGGCAACCCGGCGTCGCTGAACTCCTCACCGCACGGGGCGGGGCGTGAGTACTCCCGGAACGCTGCCCGGAAGGCCTTCACGCTGGAGGAGCTGAAGCGGGCCATGCGGGGCATCGAGTTCCGCGCCTCGGAGGCCTTCATTGACGAAATCCCGGCCGCGTACAAGCCGATCGACCAGGTCATGCAGGATGCCGCGGACCTGGTCACGGTGCGGCACAAGCTGCGGCAGCTGGTCAACGTCAAAGGCAACTGA